CGGACGATGCAGGCGGTCGGACAGGTGTACCGGGGCGACATGCAATTTCATGATTGTCTCCAACATGGTTGCTTTTGTGTGAGACCAGCATACGCCTGCATCCGCCCGGCTGCAAATGCAGATGTGGAAGGCGGATCGCGTCTTGACGCCGCGTACGACAATCGCCGCCGCACCGCACGGAGAATCATATCGACCTCGATTGAACCTTTTCGCGGCGGCCGGGTATATACCGCAAACAGTGGAAAGGAAGTGCGTGGACAGAAGAACCGATGACAGCGGCATGCTGGCGCGTACGGCCGCGGGAGAAGCCTGCCTGGTCGGCCGCATCGCCGCCGGGGACCGGCGCGCCTTCGAGGCCTTGTACCGCGCCTATTTTCCGCGCCTGACGCGCTTCCTGAACCGGATGACGCGCAGCGCAGCGCTGATCGAGGAAATCGTCAACGACACCCTGCTGGCGGTGTGGCGCAAGGCCGCCACCTTCGACGGCAGCAGCAAGGTATCGACCTGGGTGTTCGCGATCGCCTACCGGCGCGCCTGCAAGACGCTGCAGGCGCTCGACGAACCGGTCGATGCCGGCGTCGACGAACGCGAAGGACTCGACGCCGACCGCCCGGAATGGCAGTTCGAGCAGCAACGCCTGGCGCACGCGATCGACGCCGCCCTGGCCGCGCTGCCCATGCCGCAGCGTACGGCCTTCCAGCTGACTTTTTATCACGACATGACACTTACGGAAATCGCGGACATCATGGATTGCCCCGTCAACACGATCAAGACGCGCCTGTTCCATGCGCGCAAGCGGCTGGCCCTGCTCCTCGAAGACCAGCTGGAGGGCAGGCCATGAACCCGCTGTCGCACCGCGAAGCCCAGGACGCCCTGCCCTGGCTGGCCAACGGCACCCTGGCCGACGTCGAACTGGAGCGCGTGCAGGCGCACCTGGAAGCCTGTGCGGCCTGCCGCGCCGATCTCGCCCTGCTGCACACGCTGCGCGCCGCCGGACCCGGTGCCGCGCCGGACTGCGACGTCGAGCGGGCGCTGGCGCGCGTGCTTCCACGCCTGGACGCGCCGCAAGACACCGAAAGGGCGGGGACGCCGGCCGCGCCGCCTGAACTGTCGCGAATGCCGCCGCCGTCAGCGCCGCAGTCGCCGGTAACGCGCGGATGGCGCGCGCGCCTGGCCGCCAACGACGGCAGCTGGCTGCGCGTCGCCGTGGCCCTGCAATGCTGCGTGATCGCCGGCCTGGCGGCGCTGCTGGCGCGCCCGGGCGCCCCGCAAGAGCCGGCCGGCGCCTACCGCGTGCTCGGTGCTTCCCAGGGCGCGAAGAGCAGCATGCTGGTGACGTTCCAGCCGGACACGCCGGAGCGCGAACTGCGCCGCATCGTGCTGGCCAGCGGTGCGCGCGTGGCCGGCGGCCCGACCGCCACCGGCGCCTGGCTGCTCGACACCGAGCAGCAAGCCGCGGCGGTAGTGGCCCGCCTGCGCGCCGAGCCGGCGGTCACGCTGGCCGAGCCGCTCGGCACGGACGCCGGCACCGCAGTCGGCGGCGCCGCGGAAGGCCGTCCTTGAACCGCCTGCTCGCCCTGCTGTCGGCGCTGACGCTCGCATTGGGCGCCCTGGCCTATGCCGGCGCGCGCGCGGCGGCGCACGACGAGTCCGCGGCACGCGCCGCCGCACCCGCGCCCGGCCAGGCGGCCGATGCCGGGGCCGGCGCCGCCGTCGTGCCGGCCGCCGTGCCGGCCGTAACGGCGCAGCCTGCGGACGCCGCCCGGCGCCAGGTGCTGGTGATGCTGCG
The genomic region above belongs to Massilia forsythiae and contains:
- a CDS encoding RNA polymerase sigma factor, whose product is MLARTAAGEACLVGRIAAGDRRAFEALYRAYFPRLTRFLNRMTRSAALIEEIVNDTLLAVWRKAATFDGSSKVSTWVFAIAYRRACKTLQALDEPVDAGVDEREGLDADRPEWQFEQQRLAHAIDAALAALPMPQRTAFQLTFYHDMTLTEIADIMDCPVNTIKTRLFHARKRLALLLEDQLEGRP
- a CDS encoding zf-HC2 domain-containing protein, which codes for MNPLSHREAQDALPWLANGTLADVELERVQAHLEACAACRADLALLHTLRAAGPGAAPDCDVERALARVLPRLDAPQDTERAGTPAAPPELSRMPPPSAPQSPVTRGWRARLAANDGSWLRVAVALQCCVIAGLAALLARPGAPQEPAGAYRVLGASQGAKSSMLVTFQPDTPERELRRIVLASGARVAGGPTATGAWLLDTEQQAAAVVARLRAEPAVTLAEPLGTDAGTAVGGAAEGRP